In Halobaculum limi, one DNA window encodes the following:
- a CDS encoding transcription initiation factor IIB: MTEPTRRRGERERPSENDAVRSERSDTEEGDATAGEEVNVDDLDEDDLVRTADGELMHEPTGLIVEENRVDRGPEWRAFNHSERQSKSRVGAPVTETMHDKGLTTTIDWKDQDAYGRSISSEKRSQMHRLRKWQERIRTKDAGERNLQFALSEIDRMASALGVPRSVREVSSVMYRRALNEDLIRGRSIEGVSTATLYAACRKEGIPRSLEEISEVSRVERKEIGRTYRYISQELGLEMKPVDPKKYVPRFGSQLDLSEEVKSKANEIIETTAEEGLLSGKSPTGFAAAAIYAASLLCNEKKTQREVADVAQVTEVTIRNRYQEQIEAMGIHA; this comes from the coding sequence ATGACAGAGCCCACCCGCCGGCGTGGGGAGCGCGAGCGACCGTCGGAGAACGACGCCGTCCGTTCTGAGCGGAGCGATACCGAGGAGGGGGATGCGACCGCGGGCGAAGAGGTCAACGTCGACGACCTCGACGAGGACGACCTCGTGCGGACCGCCGACGGTGAGTTGATGCACGAACCGACCGGCCTCATCGTCGAGGAGAACCGCGTCGACCGCGGGCCGGAGTGGCGCGCGTTCAACCACTCCGAGCGCCAGTCGAAATCGCGCGTCGGCGCACCCGTCACCGAGACGATGCACGACAAAGGGCTGACGACTACCATCGACTGGAAAGACCAGGACGCCTACGGCCGGTCGATCAGTTCCGAGAAGCGGTCACAGATGCACCGCCTGCGCAAGTGGCAAGAGCGGATTCGGACGAAAGACGCCGGCGAGCGCAACCTCCAGTTTGCCCTGTCTGAGATCGACCGGATGGCAAGCGCACTCGGGGTTCCCCGGTCGGTCCGTGAGGTGTCGTCGGTGATGTATCGCCGGGCGCTGAACGAGGACCTCATCCGCGGCCGCTCCATCGAAGGAGTGTCGACCGCGACGCTGTACGCCGCCTGTCGCAAAGAGGGAATCCCGCGCTCCCTAGAGGAGATTTCGGAGGTGTCGCGCGTCGAGCGCAAAGAGATCGGTCGAACCTACCGCTACATCTCCCAAGAACTCGGACTGGAGATGAAGCCGGTCGACCCGAAGAAGTACGTCCCCCGCTTCGGGTCGCAACTCGACCTCAGCGAGGAGGTCAAATCGAAGGCCAACGAGATTATCGAGACGACCGCCGAGGAGGGCCTACTGTCCGGCAAGTCGCCGACCGGGTTCGCGGCGGCGGCCATCTACGCCGCCTCGTTGTTGTGTAACGAAAAGAAGACCCAGCGCGAAGTCGCCGACGTCGCGCAGGTGACCGAGGTCACCATCCGCAATCGGTATCAAGAACAGATCGAAGCGATGGGCATCCACGCCTGA
- the rnhA gene encoding ribonuclease HI: MPVIDCDPDHARDRVTEAGVEVVDGNTDHERWRAERDGAVAVAYDEKVVVQGSDPERLAALVRDGGGRGHVYFDGASRGNPGPAAIGWAIVTGDGIVSEGSERIPDTTNNKAEYAALIRALEAARDYGLDEVDVRGDSQLVVKQVRGEWNVNEPTLREKRVRARELLERFDRWDIEHVPREINERADELANEAFEG; this comes from the coding sequence ATGCCGGTCATCGACTGCGACCCCGACCACGCCCGCGACCGCGTCACCGAGGCGGGCGTCGAGGTCGTCGACGGAAACACCGACCACGAGCGCTGGCGCGCCGAACGCGACGGCGCAGTCGCGGTTGCGTACGACGAGAAGGTGGTCGTGCAGGGGAGCGACCCCGAGCGGCTCGCCGCACTCGTACGCGACGGCGGCGGCCGCGGCCACGTCTACTTCGACGGCGCATCGCGCGGGAACCCCGGTCCCGCGGCTATCGGGTGGGCCATCGTCACGGGCGACGGTATCGTGAGCGAGGGGAGCGAGCGAATTCCCGACACGACCAACAACAAGGCGGAGTACGCCGCGCTGATTCGCGCACTCGAGGCGGCACGCGACTACGGCCTCGACGAGGTGGACGTGCGTGGCGACTCCCAACTCGTCGTGAAACAGGTGCGCGGGGAGTGGAACGTGAACGAACCGACCCTGCGTGAGAAGCGAGTTCGGGCACGAGAACTGTTAGAGCGGTTCGACCGCTGGGACATCGAACACGTCCCGAGAGAGATAAACGAACGCGCCGACGAGTTGGCAAACGAGGCGTTCGAGGGCTGA
- a CDS encoding rhomboid family intramembrane serine protease, with protein sequence MAKCSECGEYENLPYQCRRCGQSFCSEHRLPENHECAGLNEWNDPGGVFDSGFDDSVESGNSGGVGARVRSRIERETGTGGIMGAFRGNMTYVFLGLMWITFAAEFVVLFTAGGAAFSNIFVLSTGALQQGYVWTIVTSIFSHSPGSFFHIAGNSIALYFFGPLVERYLGSKRFTAMFIITGAVAGLGQIGVGALLGDPVTGVLGASGAIMAIMGFLSIVNPNLRVMLLIPPIPLSIRTITILYAGLSLFGVVSAGSVIPGAGGIAHAAHLSGLLLGVLYANVADGRRNVPNQIGSGGGGLGGPGRGRF encoded by the coding sequence ATGGCGAAGTGCTCGGAGTGTGGCGAGTACGAGAACCTCCCGTACCAGTGCAGACGGTGCGGGCAGTCGTTCTGTTCTGAACACCGACTCCCCGAGAATCACGAGTGTGCTGGCCTCAACGAGTGGAACGACCCGGGCGGGGTGTTCGACTCGGGATTCGACGACTCTGTAGAGAGTGGCAACTCTGGTGGCGTCGGCGCACGCGTCCGCTCCCGAATCGAGCGTGAGACGGGAACGGGCGGGATTATGGGAGCGTTCCGTGGGAACATGACGTACGTGTTCCTCGGACTGATGTGGATCACCTTCGCGGCCGAGTTCGTCGTGTTGTTCACGGCGGGCGGCGCCGCCTTCTCCAATATCTTCGTGCTCAGCACGGGTGCGCTGCAACAGGGATACGTCTGGACCATCGTCACGTCGATATTCTCCCACTCACCGGGGAGCTTCTTCCACATCGCGGGCAACTCCATCGCGCTGTACTTCTTCGGCCCCCTCGTCGAGCGATATCTCGGCTCTAAGCGGTTCACTGCGATGTTCATCATCACCGGCGCGGTCGCCGGCCTCGGACAGATCGGCGTCGGTGCCCTCCTCGGGGACCCAGTGACGGGCGTTCTCGGTGCGTCGGGGGCGATTATGGCGATCATGGGATTCCTCTCTATCGTCAACCCCAACCTCCGCGTGATGCTGCTCATCCCACCGATCCCACTCAGCATCCGCACGATCACCATCCTGTACGCCGGCCTGTCGCTGTTCGGCGTCGTCTCCGCCGGGAGCGTCATCCCCGGTGCGGGCGGCATCGCGCACGCGGCACACCTCTCGGGGCTCCTGTTAGGCGTCCTGTACGCGAACGTCGCCGACGGTCGCCGGAACGTCCCCAACCAGATTGGGAGCGGTGGCGGCGGACTCGGCGGCCCCGGACGCGGTCGCTTCTGA
- a CDS encoding DUF7108 family protein has translation MEEKPHPDREEAATNEQESDEWDEEVPRDTVEAAERLTRLAREAVDDAEATAYREDRADRLADHDFTARVREDDDTLVLYPSEWIEDGTVQIDRIEDTDRAVEVSLSGAADPDDWAAIEEHNATLVETVATDYGEVHRANARAFADFMSNHYAKQMETATADEVREFLSEYFPRNAWPSEEQRDAVEASVRYVFEAADERTPL, from the coding sequence ATGGAGGAGAAACCACACCCAGACCGGGAGGAAGCGGCGACAAACGAACAGGAATCCGACGAGTGGGACGAAGAGGTTCCGCGTGACACGGTGGAGGCGGCCGAACGACTCACGCGACTGGCACGTGAGGCGGTCGACGACGCAGAAGCCACCGCTTACCGCGAGGACCGCGCCGACCGACTCGCCGATCACGACTTCACCGCCCGAGTCCGTGAGGACGACGACACCCTCGTGTTGTACCCTAGCGAGTGGATCGAAGACGGCACGGTCCAGATCGACCGCATCGAAGACACCGACCGCGCGGTCGAGGTGTCGCTGTCGGGCGCGGCCGACCCCGACGACTGGGCTGCCATCGAGGAGCACAACGCCACCCTCGTGGAGACGGTAGCCACGGATTACGGCGAGGTACACCGGGCGAACGCTCGCGCGTTTGCGGACTTTATGAGCAACCACTACGCCAAACAGATGGAGACAGCGACCGCTGACGAGGTCCGCGAGTTCCTCTCGGAGTACTTCCCTCGCAACGCGTGGCCGTCGGAAGAACAGCGTGACGCCGTCGAGGCGTCGGTGCGGTACGTCTTCGAAGCCGCGGACGAACGGACTCCCTTGTAA
- a CDS encoding SDR family oxidoreductase → MTRTVLITGCSSGIGRASAEAFLDEEWTVYATARNPADIETLGERENCRIATLDVTDQEDVERVVDRILDEEGRIDALVNNAGYAQMGPVEEVPTDAVRDQFAVNVYGPHRLIREVLPAMRRREDGAIVNVSSAAGRVAFPGGGAYCGSKYALEAMSDALRNEVRQYGISVSLIEPGPVDTQFDDRASSELDGLDHTGAYDSFYGLFEDYEAVGSGDGLVSVSPERVAEDVVDAASSTKPPARYPVGPLAKVAEVGRLVPARFADSLWSLASKLT, encoded by the coding sequence ATGACAAGAACCGTGCTCATCACGGGGTGCTCCTCGGGCATCGGCCGAGCGAGCGCTGAAGCGTTCCTCGACGAGGAGTGGACGGTGTACGCGACTGCGCGCAACCCCGCAGACATCGAGACGTTGGGCGAGCGCGAGAACTGCCGTATCGCCACGCTCGACGTGACCGACCAGGAGGACGTCGAACGCGTCGTCGACCGCATCCTCGACGAGGAGGGTCGCATCGACGCCCTCGTCAACAACGCGGGCTACGCACAGATGGGCCCCGTCGAGGAGGTGCCGACCGACGCCGTCCGCGACCAGTTTGCGGTGAACGTGTACGGCCCCCATCGCCTGATCCGTGAGGTCCTTCCGGCGATGCGCCGCCGCGAAGACGGCGCCATCGTGAACGTCTCCTCGGCGGCGGGCCGGGTCGCGTTCCCCGGCGGTGGGGCCTACTGCGGGTCGAAGTACGCGCTGGAGGCGATGAGCGACGCCCTCCGCAACGAGGTCCGCCAGTACGGCATCAGCGTCTCGCTCATCGAACCCGGGCCAGTCGACACCCAGTTCGACGACCGCGCCAGTTCCGAACTGGACGGCCTCGACCACACGGGCGCGTACGACTCCTTTTACGGCCTGTTCGAGGACTACGAGGCCGTCGGCAGCGGCGACGGCCTCGTCTCGGTGTCCCCCGAACGGGTCGCCGAGGACGTCGTCGACGCCGCGAGTTCGACGAAGCCGCCCGCCCGCTACCCCGTCGGCCCCCTCGCTAAGGTCGCCGAGGTCGGTCGACTCGTCCCCGCACGGTTCGCCGACTCGCTGTGGTCGCTCGCCTCGAAACTCACCTGA
- a CDS encoding PadR family transcriptional regulator gives MSEAQVEAEAVSIARDLTAFQQNILVILSEEAMYGLAIKRELESYYDAEVNHGRLYPNLDDLVEMDLVEKSELDKRTNQYALTETGRKAVLDRLNWVVDKYVVDDDRAADVRSLVDASLDA, from the coding sequence ATGTCAGAGGCACAGGTCGAAGCAGAAGCTGTCAGTATCGCGCGGGACCTAACTGCGTTCCAACAGAACATCCTCGTCATCCTCTCTGAGGAGGCGATGTACGGGCTTGCGATCAAGCGCGAGTTAGAGAGTTACTACGACGCCGAAGTCAACCACGGTCGGCTCTACCCCAACCTCGACGACCTCGTCGAGATGGACTTGGTAGAGAAGAGCGAACTCGACAAGCGTACGAACCAGTACGCCCTCACCGAGACCGGTCGCAAGGCCGTCCTCGACCGGCTTAACTGGGTTGTCGACAAGTACGTCGTCGATGACGACCGCGCGGCGGACGTGCGCTCGCTCGTCGACGCGTCGCTCGACGCGTAA
- a CDS encoding M3 family oligoendopeptidase, with protein MSLPHRDEVPAGEKWDPSIVFDSPADWDAAADAVERRLDDLEAYEGRAVESGETLADLLELVEDLRVVRRGELWLYALLTAYVDTTDDAARQREARYRELDAAMDEALSFLEPELRRAGRDRVDDLVASTPRLADFAAYLDRLLAGADHALSPAAESALASVGPSLRAGSDVSRAITDGDVATPTVETPDGDSVTLTSGTVSRLLQSRDRAFRREVYERRREALTTHRHGMAAAYVERVRADTRLAEVRGYDSALSMRLEGRFPVDAYETVVDGVLDRLDPHHRLLAARDRVVEGDDLRPWDRHVPLAAGDPPEVPYEEATDLLCAALAPLGAAYVDRLRSVLDERRIDVRATTNKRRGPKAMALTSVANGPFVALNYDGGLRAFYLFAHELGHVMHRLLASDEQRPVDQAIPDHVAEVPSFVHETLVADYLAETWEGADARHAVAVFLDKLPTYRAARGARFVHGLHRAVADGADPGPDDLDDRHRSLVDTVREPITPDERTGAGWQEIDRSRDPYHAYLYAVGSVGALSLTRALREDDLTPEQYREMLARGRSVRPNEAFAPTLDFTDEATVARGVRAYAERVDRLLDSVAAAE; from the coding sequence ATGTCGCTTCCCCACCGGGACGAGGTTCCCGCCGGCGAGAAGTGGGATCCTTCCATCGTCTTCGATTCCCCCGCCGACTGGGACGCCGCCGCGGACGCCGTCGAGCGACGCCTCGACGACCTCGAGGCCTACGAGGGCCGCGCCGTCGAGTCCGGCGAGACGCTGGCGGACCTGCTCGAACTCGTCGAGGATCTCCGCGTCGTCCGGCGCGGCGAACTGTGGCTGTACGCGCTGCTCACCGCGTACGTCGACACGACCGACGATGCGGCACGCCAGCGAGAGGCCCGCTACCGGGAGTTGGACGCCGCGATGGACGAAGCGCTATCGTTTCTGGAACCGGAACTGCGACGGGCGGGCCGTGACCGCGTGGACGACCTCGTGGCGTCGACCCCACGGCTGGCAGACTTCGCGGCGTATCTCGACCGACTGCTTGCGGGCGCCGACCACGCGCTGTCGCCGGCGGCGGAGTCGGCGCTCGCGTCCGTCGGCCCGAGCCTCCGGGCGGGCTCAGACGTCTCCCGCGCCATCACCGACGGCGACGTGGCGACACCGACCGTCGAGACGCCGGACGGCGACTCGGTGACGCTCACGTCCGGCACTGTCTCGCGGCTGTTGCAGTCGCGCGACCGCGCGTTCCGCCGCGAGGTGTACGAGCGTCGCCGAGAGGCGCTCACGACCCACAGACACGGGATGGCGGCCGCGTACGTCGAACGTGTCCGCGCCGACACGCGGCTCGCGGAGGTCCGCGGATACGACTCGGCGCTCTCGATGCGACTGGAGGGGCGGTTCCCCGTCGACGCCTACGAGACGGTCGTCGACGGCGTCCTCGACCGCCTCGACCCACACCATCGCCTGCTGGCCGCCCGCGACCGCGTGGTCGAGGGCGACGACCTCCGCCCGTGGGACCGCCACGTCCCGCTCGCGGCGGGCGACCCGCCCGAGGTGCCCTACGAGGAGGCGACTGATCTCCTGTGTGCGGCGCTCGCGCCGCTCGGAGCGGCGTACGTCGACCGACTCCGGTCGGTGCTCGACGAGCGTCGGATCGACGTGCGCGCGACCACGAACAAGCGGCGCGGACCGAAGGCGATGGCGCTCACCTCCGTCGCGAACGGCCCGTTCGTCGCGCTCAACTACGACGGTGGCCTCCGTGCGTTCTACCTGTTTGCGCACGAACTCGGCCACGTTATGCACCGGCTGCTCGCAAGCGACGAACAGCGACCGGTCGACCAGGCCATCCCGGACCACGTCGCTGAGGTGCCGTCGTTCGTACACGAGACGCTGGTGGCCGACTATCTCGCGGAGACCTGGGAGGGGGCCGACGCCCGCCACGCGGTGGCGGTGTTCCTCGACAAACTCCCGACGTACCGGGCGGCACGCGGCGCGCGATTCGTACACGGCCTCCACAGAGCCGTCGCCGACGGCGCCGACCCCGGGCCGGACGACCTCGACGACCGTCACCGCAGCCTCGTGGACACCGTCCGCGAACCGATCACGCCGGACGAGCGGACGGGCGCGGGGTGGCAAGAGATCGACCGCTCGCGCGACCCGTATCACGCGTACCTCTACGCGGTCGGGTCCGTGGGGGCGTTGAGCCTCACGCGGGCACTCCGGGAGGACGACCTCACGCCCGAGCAGTACCGGGAGATGCTCGCTCGCGGCCGGAGCGTCCGCCCGAACGAGGCGTTCGCGCCGACGCTCGACTTCACCGACGAGGCGACCGTGGCGCGCGGCGTCCGCGCGTACGCCGAACGCGTCGACCGACTGCTGGACTCGGTGGCGGCCGCAGAGTAG
- a CDS encoding inorganic diphosphatase, producing MTNLWEDLETGPNAPEEIYAVVECLKGERNKYEYDKDIPGVVLDRVLHSNVHYPSDYGFIPQSYYDDEDPFDVLVLVEDQTFPGCVIEARPVALMKMDDDGEQDDKVIAVPTEDPRFDHIQDLDDIPQQQLDEIDEFFETYKNLEEGKEVETLGWEDKQAAMDAIEHAQDLYDEQFA from the coding sequence ATGACGAACCTCTGGGAAGACCTCGAGACGGGCCCGAACGCCCCCGAAGAGATCTACGCCGTCGTCGAGTGTCTGAAGGGCGAACGCAACAAGTACGAGTACGACAAGGATATCCCCGGCGTCGTCCTCGACCGCGTCCTCCACTCGAACGTCCACTACCCCTCCGACTACGGCTTCATCCCGCAGTCGTACTACGACGACGAGGACCCGTTCGACGTGCTCGTCCTCGTCGAAGACCAGACGTTCCCCGGCTGTGTCATCGAGGCCCGCCCGGTCGCACTGATGAAGATGGACGACGACGGCGAACAGGACGACAAGGTCATCGCCGTCCCCACCGAGGACCCGCGCTTCGACCACATTCAGGACCTCGACGACATCCCGCAGCAGCAACTCGACGAGATAGACGAGTTCTTCGAGACGTACAAGAACCTCGAAGAGGGGAAGGAAGTCGAGACGCTCGGCTGGGAAGACAAGCAGGCTGCGATGGACGCCATCGAACACGCGCAGGACCTTTACGACGAGCAGTTCGCGTAA
- a CDS encoding pyridoxal phosphate-dependent aminotransferase — MTYERPQFFHVMQYAASADRDVVDMVSGNPDWEPPAALRDGLREYADATPDEFQYPPSEGLVELREEIAARRNVDPERIVVTNGTGEANYLAMAAALDRDAGSEVLLADPVYPYYPGKVDLLDAEATLVPTERDGSIDPDRFRAAASDDTSLILVNTPNNPTGAVYSRETMRELAAIAEEVDATLVVDEVYDHFDFTGEFESALTLESDRVVVTTGYSKSMAITGFRVGYGVLPDSLVDDAKTRHMLVNVATSRPPQVAVLRALRETDADYYADARALLSDRVETFTDALDAAGAEYTRPEGAFYVLARFDGFPGTMANAKRLIDEAGVAGMPGETFGSARDEWLRFALVTPRAEEAAARLTDYFE, encoded by the coding sequence GTGACCTACGAGCGCCCGCAGTTCTTCCACGTGATGCAGTACGCCGCGTCCGCCGACCGAGATGTGGTGGATATGGTGTCGGGCAACCCCGACTGGGAACCGCCCGCGGCACTCCGCGACGGTCTCCGCGAGTACGCCGACGCGACGCCCGACGAGTTCCAGTACCCGCCGAGCGAGGGGCTGGTCGAGTTGCGCGAAGAGATCGCCGCCCGGCGAAACGTCGATCCCGAGCGCATCGTCGTCACGAACGGGACGGGCGAGGCCAACTACCTCGCGATGGCGGCGGCGCTCGACCGTGACGCGGGGTCAGAGGTACTCCTCGCAGACCCTGTCTACCCGTACTACCCAGGGAAAGTCGACCTGCTCGACGCGGAGGCGACGCTCGTGCCGACCGAGCGTGACGGCTCCATCGACCCCGACCGCTTCCGCGCGGCCGCCAGCGACGACACCAGCCTCATTCTCGTGAACACGCCGAACAACCCGACAGGTGCGGTGTACTCACGCGAGACGATGCGGGAACTCGCGGCTATCGCCGAGGAGGTGGACGCGACGCTCGTCGTCGACGAGGTGTACGACCACTTCGACTTCACCGGCGAGTTCGAGTCGGCGCTGACGCTCGAATCGGATCGCGTGGTCGTCACCACGGGCTACTCGAAGTCGATGGCGATCACCGGCTTCCGTGTCGGCTACGGGGTCCTCCCCGACTCGCTCGTCGACGATGCCAAGACGCGGCATATGCTCGTCAACGTCGCCACCTCGCGGCCGCCGCAGGTGGCGGTACTGCGTGCGCTCAGGGAGACGGACGCCGACTACTACGCCGACGCGCGGGCATTGCTGTCCGACCGTGTCGAGACGTTCACCGACGCCCTCGACGCCGCGGGCGCGGAGTACACCCGACCCGAGGGCGCGTTCTACGTCCTCGCGCGCTTCGACGGCTTCCCGGGTACGATGGCGAACGCCAAGCGCCTCATCGACGAGGCAGGCGTCGCCGGAATGCCCGGCGAGACGTTCGGGTCCGCGCGCGACGAGTGGCTCCGCTTCGCACTCGTCACGCCGCGCGCCGAGGAGGCCGCCGCACGGCTGACGGACTACTTCGAGTAA
- a CDS encoding ArsA family ATPase — MGATIDMRGSAGLDGPNAPEYVLYGGKGGVGKTTCAAATALASAHDGVSTLVVSTDPAHSLSDTLGTKIPARPSRIREDVPLYAAEIDPDAAMEEGLFGEGAVGGEGGPDAAEGAGAGANANPLGGLGGMGEAMGDSPMGGMLGGTMPGADEAAAMRQLLEHLDDPRFDRVVVDTAPTGHTLRLLQLPEMLDSMVGRIAKLRQQFSGMMDGMKGMFGMGDGGPEEPDLDELQERITRLRETLQDPTKTDFRVVMVPEEMSVVESERLVSRLDEFSIPVNTLVVNRVMEDPREVAEFGPDVDPSWVVTPNLEDCEFCKRRWEVQQNALSAATDLYRGRDVKRVPLLADEVRGEAALRVVAACLS; from the coding sequence ATGGGTGCGACTATCGACATGCGCGGTTCGGCCGGACTCGACGGGCCGAACGCACCCGAGTACGTCCTCTACGGCGGCAAAGGCGGCGTCGGCAAGACGACGTGTGCGGCGGCGACGGCGCTCGCGAGCGCCCACGACGGGGTGTCGACACTCGTCGTCTCGACTGATCCAGCGCACTCGCTGTCGGACACACTCGGCACGAAGATTCCTGCGCGACCGTCGCGCATCCGCGAGGACGTGCCGCTGTACGCCGCCGAGATCGACCCCGACGCCGCGATGGAGGAGGGCCTGTTCGGTGAGGGCGCGGTCGGCGGCGAGGGCGGCCCGGACGCTGCTGAGGGCGCGGGCGCAGGTGCGAACGCGAATCCCCTCGGCGGCCTCGGCGGGATGGGCGAGGCGATGGGTGACTCACCAATGGGCGGGATGCTCGGCGGGACGATGCCCGGCGCGGACGAGGCCGCGGCGATGCGCCAACTGCTGGAGCACCTCGACGACCCACGGTTCGACCGCGTCGTCGTCGACACCGCTCCGACGGGCCACACGCTCCGCCTCCTGCAACTGCCGGAGATGCTGGACTCGATGGTCGGTCGGATCGCGAAACTCCGTCAGCAGTTCTCCGGGATGATGGATGGGATGAAGGGGATGTTCGGGATGGGCGACGGCGGCCCCGAGGAACCCGACCTCGACGAACTCCAAGAGCGGATCACTCGCCTGCGCGAGACGCTGCAGGATCCCACGAAGACGGACTTCCGCGTGGTGATGGTGCCCGAGGAGATGAGCGTCGTGGAGTCTGAGCGCCTGGTCTCACGGCTCGACGAGTTCTCCATCCCGGTGAACACGCTCGTCGTCAACCGCGTGATGGAAGACCCCCGCGAGGTCGCGGAGTTCGGTCCCGACGTGGACCCCTCGTGGGTCGTCACGCCGAACTTGGAGGACTGTGAGTTCTGCAAGCGTCGGTGGGAAGTCCAGCAGAACGCGCTCTCGGCGGCGACGGATCTGTACCGCGGGCGCGACGTGAAACGGGTGCCGTTGCTCGCCGACGAAGTGCGTGGAGAGGCCGCCCTGCGCGTCGTCGCTGCCTGTCTGTCGTAG
- a CDS encoding endonuclease V, producing the protein MPTPVRPEFLPDPALDRTAMEALQRDIADAAKFTDDLDFDADAVGLDAGQASLSRDPASDPPLVAGVDQAFLDDRAVSAVVVSRGSEVVERAYAVTDLSIPYVPGLLAFREGGPIVDALAQLNCDPDLYVLDGSGRIHYRQAGIATHVGVLFDTPTVGVAKNLLCGTPRASTDGRPAGWRTPITVEDGDRVDAPRGTTIGYAYQSRQYDTNPIINPLYVSPGHRVSAETAVELVAALGGEYKLPEPTRLADAYADEAKAAVADDRDGDA; encoded by the coding sequence ATGCCGACGCCGGTCCGTCCCGAGTTTCTCCCCGATCCTGCACTCGACCGCACGGCGATGGAGGCACTCCAGCGCGACATCGCCGACGCCGCCAAGTTCACCGACGACCTCGACTTCGACGCCGACGCCGTCGGTCTCGACGCTGGCCAAGCGAGCCTGTCGCGTGACCCTGCATCGGACCCACCGCTCGTCGCGGGCGTCGACCAAGCGTTCCTCGACGACCGCGCGGTGTCTGCGGTCGTCGTGAGTCGCGGGAGCGAGGTGGTCGAACGAGCGTACGCCGTCACTGACCTCTCGATTCCGTACGTTCCGGGACTGCTCGCCTTCCGCGAGGGTGGTCCCATCGTCGACGCCCTCGCGCAACTGAACTGCGACCCCGACCTGTACGTTCTCGACGGCAGCGGCCGCATCCACTACCGGCAGGCGGGCATCGCCACCCACGTCGGCGTCCTGTTCGACACGCCGACCGTCGGCGTCGCGAAGAACCTGTTGTGCGGGACTCCGCGGGCGTCGACCGATGGACGGCCCGCAGGCTGGCGTACGCCGATCACCGTCGAAGACGGCGACCGCGTGGACGCGCCGCGGGGGACGACCATCGGCTACGCCTACCAGTCCAGACAGTACGACACGAACCCGATCATCAACCCGCTGTACGTGAGTCCCGGCCACCGCGTCTCCGCAGAGACTGCAGTCGAGTTGGTGGCGGCCCTCGGTGGCGAGTACAAACTCCCCGAACCGACCCGTCTCGCCGACGCCTACGCCGACGAGGCGAAGGCGGCGGTCGCAGACGACCGTGACGGCGACGCCTGA